A genome region from Flavobacterium sp. CFS9 includes the following:
- a CDS encoding YdiU family protein produces MKNLKINNRFTVELPADTNETNEVRQVSNALFSYVNPTQPSNPNLIHASQEVAESVGISTEEIQSESFLNVFSGKEIVPDTRPYAMCYAGHQFGNWAGQLGDGRAINLTEVEYNGESFMLQLKGAGKTPYSRTADGLAVLRSSVREYLCAEAMYHLGVPTTRSLSLILSGDPVLRDILYNGNPAYEKGAIVCRVAPSFIRFGSFEMLTARNEIQNLKQFVEYNIKYYFPEIKGEPKEKFLQFFKTVADKTREMILHWQRVGFVHGVMNTDNMSIHGITIDYGPYGWLENYDPNWTPNTTDSQYRRYRFGNQPQIAQWNLYQLANAIYPLINEAEPLEKILESFMIDFESDYKNMFLSKLGLFISTETDNTLIDGLETALQLSETDMTIFFRNLSSVQKSDSPEKAIERIQDSFYIPEQISSTILESWQEWFTLYLERLLAETLSDKERSEKMNAINPKYVLRNYMAQLAIDAADQEDYSLIDELYQLLQKPYDEQPEFQKWFAKRPDWARSKVGCSMLSCSS; encoded by the coding sequence ATGAAAAATTTAAAAATAAACAATCGATTTACTGTCGAATTACCTGCAGACACAAATGAAACCAACGAGGTTCGTCAGGTTTCTAATGCACTCTTCTCGTATGTAAATCCAACACAACCATCTAATCCGAACTTGATTCATGCTTCGCAGGAAGTAGCTGAATCGGTTGGAATTTCGACTGAGGAAATTCAGTCCGAATCCTTTTTAAATGTTTTTTCAGGAAAAGAAATAGTACCTGACACTCGTCCGTATGCCATGTGTTACGCCGGACATCAGTTTGGGAACTGGGCTGGACAATTGGGTGATGGTCGTGCCATTAATTTAACTGAAGTAGAGTATAATGGCGAATCATTTATGCTTCAGTTAAAAGGTGCCGGAAAAACTCCATATTCAAGAACCGCAGATGGTTTGGCTGTTTTGCGTTCGTCTGTGAGAGAGTATTTGTGTGCCGAAGCCATGTATCATTTAGGAGTTCCCACCACCCGATCATTATCTCTTATATTGTCAGGAGATCCCGTTTTACGTGATATTTTGTACAATGGAAACCCTGCCTATGAAAAAGGTGCAATTGTTTGTCGTGTCGCTCCTTCTTTCATTCGCTTTGGAAGTTTTGAAATGCTGACGGCCCGAAATGAAATTCAGAATTTAAAACAGTTTGTAGAGTACAACATCAAATATTACTTTCCGGAGATAAAAGGAGAACCTAAAGAGAAATTCCTGCAGTTTTTTAAAACAGTAGCTGATAAAACCCGCGAAATGATTCTGCATTGGCAGCGTGTGGGTTTTGTACACGGGGTAATGAATACCGACAACATGTCGATTCACGGCATCACGATTGATTATGGTCCTTATGGCTGGCTGGAAAATTACGATCCAAACTGGACTCCGAACACCACCGACAGTCAGTACAGAAGATATCGTTTTGGAAATCAACCGCAGATTGCACAATGGAATTTGTACCAATTGGCTAATGCTATTTATCCTTTAATCAATGAAGCTGAGCCTCTGGAAAAAATTCTGGAATCTTTTATGATTGATTTTGAATCTGATTATAAAAATATGTTTTTAAGCAAGTTAGGCTTATTTATTTCAACTGAAACTGATAATACGTTAATTGATGGCTTGGAGACTGCTTTACAGCTATCTGAAACAGACATGACGATCTTTTTCCGAAATTTAAGCAGTGTACAAAAATCTGATTCCCCTGAAAAAGCGATCGAAAGAATTCAGGATTCGTTTTATATTCCGGAACAAATCTCAAGTACAATTTTAGAATCATGGCAGGAATGGTTTACACTTTATCTCGAAAGACTTCTTGCAGAAACACTTTCAGATAAAGAACGTTCTGAGAAAATGAACGCTATAAATCCAAAGTACGTACTTCGAAATTATATGGCACAGCTGGCTATTGATGCCGCAGATCAGGAGGATTATTCCTTAATTGATGAATTGTACCAACTTCTGCAAAAACCATATGACGAACAGCCGGAATTTCAAAAATGGTTTGCCAAACGTCCGGATTGGGCTCGCTCAAAAGTAGGATGCTCTATGCTCTCTTGCAGTTCTTAA
- the msrA gene encoding peptide-methionine (S)-S-oxide reductase MsrA, which translates to MGNLSVATFGGGCFWCIEAVIQRLRGVESLKSGFSGGFIKNPPYREVCTGRTGHAEVIQVTFNADIISYYDLIFIFMTSHDPTTLNRQGADSGTQYRSIVLYHNEEQKAIAEKVFEEVKPLYEDQIVTQLVPFEVFYEAETDHQNYYNNNQEARYCQIVIDPKIHQLKKMYANRLMD; encoded by the coding sequence ATGGGGAATTTATCAGTTGCCACTTTTGGTGGAGGATGTTTTTGGTGTATAGAAGCTGTAATTCAGCGTTTGAGAGGTGTAGAATCTTTAAAATCAGGATTTTCAGGAGGTTTTATTAAAAATCCGCCGTATCGTGAAGTTTGCACAGGCAGAACCGGTCATGCAGAAGTCATACAAGTTACTTTTAATGCTGACATAATTTCATATTATGACCTGATTTTCATATTTATGACAAGTCATGATCCTACAACTCTAAACCGTCAGGGTGCGGACAGCGGAACACAATACCGATCCATTGTTTTGTATCATAATGAAGAACAGAAAGCGATTGCCGAAAAGGTTTTTGAAGAAGTAAAACCTTTATACGAAGATCAAATTGTAACACAACTCGTTCCGTTTGAAGTTTTTTACGAGGCTGAAACAGACCATCAAAATTATTACAACAACAATCAGGAAGCACGTTATTGCCAGATCGTAATTGATCCTAAAATTCATCAATTAAAAAAAATGTACGCCAACCGATTAATGGATTGA
- a CDS encoding aminotransferase class V-fold PLP-dependent enzyme: MNSKNSTITLETYFQDFRKNIVGINQEFSSPFGKKQIIYTDWTASGRLYRPIEEKILNEFGPFVANTHTETTVSGTAMTKAYHHARSIIKRHTNANNDDVLITDGTGMTGVVNKFQRILGLKIPENLKDCTVVPAEKRPVVFISHMEHHSNQTSWLETIADVEIIPSCEKGLFCLDNLEQLLEKYSERTIKIASITSCSNVTGLKTPFHEAAKLMHKHNGVCFVDFACSGPYVEIDMHPEDPEAYLDAIFFSPHKFLGGPGTSGVLIFNKKLYNNMIPDCPGGGTVSWTNPWGEHKYIDNIEDREDGGTPGFLQVIKTALAIELKEEMGIENILQREHEIVEYVFNELDTVSNIKILAGQHKDRLGVISFFIEDLHFNLGVKLLNDRFGIQTRGGCSCAGTYGHFLLHVDQETSNKLVNEITIGDLIKKPGWIRMSIHPTTTDKEIAFVCESIKDLAKNHKEWALDYSYNKNTNEFVHKNAGSFEDDLVAGWFKS, from the coding sequence ATGAACAGCAAAAATAGTACCATCACTTTAGAAACCTATTTTCAGGATTTTAGAAAGAATATTGTAGGAATTAATCAGGAGTTTTCTTCTCCATTTGGCAAAAAACAGATTATTTATACTGATTGGACTGCCAGCGGAAGGTTATATCGACCGATTGAAGAGAAAATTCTTAATGAGTTTGGGCCTTTTGTAGCCAATACGCATACAGAAACTACAGTGTCAGGTACTGCCATGACAAAAGCTTATCATCATGCCAGATCGATCATCAAGCGCCATACAAATGCCAATAATGATGATGTTCTAATCACAGATGGAACCGGAATGACGGGTGTTGTCAATAAATTTCAGCGTATTTTGGGTTTAAAAATTCCTGAGAATCTGAAAGATTGCACTGTTGTTCCTGCTGAAAAGCGTCCTGTTGTTTTTATTTCTCACATGGAACATCATTCCAACCAAACTTCCTGGCTGGAAACCATTGCAGATGTTGAAATTATTCCATCTTGCGAAAAAGGACTTTTTTGTCTGGATAATTTAGAGCAGCTGCTGGAGAAATACAGTGAGAGAACTATTAAAATCGCTTCTATAACTTCCTGTTCGAATGTTACAGGTTTAAAAACACCGTTTCACGAAGCTGCAAAATTAATGCACAAGCACAATGGTGTTTGTTTTGTTGATTTTGCCTGTTCAGGACCTTATGTAGAAATCGACATGCATCCCGAAGATCCGGAAGCATACCTGGATGCTATTTTCTTTTCTCCACATAAATTTTTAGGAGGTCCCGGAACTTCAGGGGTTTTAATTTTTAATAAAAAGTTATACAATAATATGATTCCTGATTGTCCTGGTGGAGGTACAGTAAGCTGGACCAATCCATGGGGCGAACATAAATATATTGACAACATCGAGGATCGTGAAGATGGCGGTACCCCGGGTTTTCTTCAGGTAATTAAAACCGCTTTAGCAATTGAGCTGAAAGAAGAAATGGGAATCGAGAACATTCTGCAACGTGAACACGAGATTGTAGAGTATGTTTTTAATGAATTGGATACGGTTTCCAATATTAAAATTCTGGCCGGCCAGCATAAAGACCGTTTAGGGGTTATTTCCTTTTTTATAGAAGATCTTCATTTTAATTTAGGAGTAAAATTACTGAATGACAGATTCGGAATTCAAACCAGAGGCGGATGCAGTTGTGCAGGAACGTATGGACATTTTCTGTTGCACGTAGATCAGGAAACATCTAATAAATTGGTCAATGAAATTACGATTGGAGATTTAATAAAAAAACCGGGATGGATCAGAATGTCAATTCACCCAACTACTACCGATAAAGAAATTGCTTTTGTTTGTGAAAGCATTAAAGATTTAGCGAAAAACCATAAAGAGTGGGCGTTGGACTATTCTTATAATAAAAATACAAATGAATTTGTTCATAAAAACGCCGGTTCGTTTGAAGACGATTTAGTAGCCGGATGGTTCAAATCGTAA
- a CDS encoding nuclear transport factor 2 family protein, translating to MNSNEALITKFYTAFANADAKTMSECYHPKIHFIDPAFGLLKEEQVSKMWEMLILKSKGNIKIEFSDIKADDSSGSAKWVATYNFSKTNRKVINRISAEFAFQDDLIIKHTDSFDVWKWSKQAFGFTGYIMGWTGFFQNKIQEQALLSLRKFQESKQIG from the coding sequence ATGAATTCGAATGAAGCTTTAATTACAAAATTCTATACTGCTTTTGCCAATGCCGATGCGAAAACAATGAGCGAGTGTTACCATCCAAAAATTCATTTTATCGATCCCGCCTTCGGTTTACTAAAAGAAGAGCAGGTTTCTAAAATGTGGGAAATGTTGATTTTGAAAAGTAAAGGCAACATTAAAATCGAATTTTCAGATATTAAAGCCGATGATTCTTCAGGTAGTGCTAAATGGGTTGCTACTTATAATTTTAGCAAAACCAACAGAAAGGTAATCAATCGTATTTCTGCTGAATTTGCTTTTCAGGATGACCTGATTATCAAACATACAGACAGTTTTGATGTTTGGAAATGGTCGAAACAGGCTTTCGGTTTTACCGGATATATAATGGGCTGGACAGGATTTTTTCAAAACAAAATTCAGGAACAGGCACTCTTATCTTTAAGAAAGTTTCAGGAATCTAAACAAATTGGCTAA
- a CDS encoding peptidoglycan DD-metalloendopeptidase family protein — MKPLASILKALPPTKIIDSTIDISKYIPLDLSVTNQELADFKPTCTQEFENFISDYLEKNDAEVAFGGYIEGRTLYQRSTIFKNNSIPERNIHIGLDLWTKADTAVLAPLDGKVHSFKNNIGLGDYGPTIILEHRIENEKFYTLYGHLSLESIENLSVGTFFNKGQKIGTLGNSSVNGDYPPHVHFQIIRNIENYSGDYPGVCNTNDLNFYIENCPDPNLLLKIT; from the coding sequence ATGAAACCTCTTGCCTCTATTTTAAAAGCCTTACCTCCCACTAAAATAATTGATTCAACCATTGATATCTCAAAATACATCCCTTTAGATTTATCTGTAACCAATCAGGAACTTGCTGATTTTAAACCTACCTGTACTCAGGAATTTGAAAATTTTATTTCAGATTACTTAGAGAAAAATGATGCCGAAGTAGCCTTTGGCGGTTATATTGAAGGAAGAACGCTTTATCAGCGCAGTACCATTTTTAAGAACAATTCTATTCCGGAACGCAACATTCATATAGGATTGGACTTATGGACAAAAGCAGACACAGCAGTTCTGGCTCCACTTGATGGAAAGGTGCACAGCTTTAAAAACAATATAGGTCTCGGCGATTATGGTCCGACCATCATTCTGGAGCATCGGATAGAAAATGAGAAATTTTATACTTTATACGGACATTTATCGTTAGAAAGTATAGAGAACCTTAGTGTTGGGACATTTTTTAACAAAGGTCAAAAGATTGGAACTTTAGGAAATTCCTCTGTTAACGGAGACTATCCTCCACACGTACACTTTCAGATTATTCGAAACATCGAAAACTATTCCGGCGATTATCCGGGAGTATGTAACACCAACGATTTGAACTTTTACATTGAAAATTGCCCTGACCCTAACTTATTATTAAAAATTACTTAA
- a CDS encoding spermidine synthase, which translates to MIQKLFSYIVPIKIFKKKSQRSKIIEVTWANGELVLDSENTNYSYGSLQRILRYGLRNIGYDTILKMDHILLLGVAGGSVVKTLVDEVQYKGKITGVEIDPDMIKIANEYFNLNQIKQLEVVIDDAFEFVLKTKNKYNLIIIDIFEDIKMPNFLFERFFSERICSLLQNHGFVLFNTMILDEAHNVRNRKYISEIDPKLFASKMLPRVEAHNELIIIEKVV; encoded by the coding sequence ATGATTCAAAAATTGTTCAGTTATATTGTTCCTATAAAAATATTCAAAAAAAAATCACAAAGAAGCAAAATCATCGAAGTTACCTGGGCCAACGGTGAACTGGTCCTTGATTCTGAAAATACAAATTACTCTTATGGAAGCCTGCAACGCATCCTAAGGTACGGACTTCGAAATATCGGGTACGATACCATTCTTAAAATGGATCATATTTTATTATTGGGAGTTGCTGGCGGAAGTGTCGTTAAAACTTTGGTGGACGAAGTTCAGTATAAAGGTAAAATTACCGGTGTTGAAATTGACCCCGACATGATTAAAATAGCCAACGAATATTTTAACCTGAATCAAATCAAACAGCTTGAAGTGGTAATTGATGACGCTTTTGAGTTTGTTTTAAAAACAAAAAATAAATATAATTTAATTATTATTGATATTTTTGAAGATATCAAAATGCCTAATTTTTTATTCGAACGCTTTTTTAGTGAACGTATTTGTTCCTTATTGCAAAACCACGGATTTGTTTTATTTAATACCATGATTTTAGATGAAGCGCATAATGTTCGAAACCGAAAATACATTTCTGAAATTGACCCCAAACTGTTTGCTTCAAAAATGCTCCCACGAGTTGAAGCTCACAATGAATTAATAATTATCGAAAAAGTAGTTTAA
- a CDS encoding 1-acyl-sn-glycerol-3-phosphate acyltransferase, whose protein sequence is MKKRLYKFIFLKLMGWKIVGIENAEVKKCVMMVMPHTSNHDFYLGIFTRGISGLEMNWVGKKELFRFPFGYYFRNVGGEPIDRTGGLNKVESIAAIFDRKEVFRLAVAPEGTRKGVKELKSGFYYIALKANVPIVPVAFDWGKKEVNLGKPFHPTGDYDCDLIELKKHYEGVLGKIPENGFWS, encoded by the coding sequence ATGAAAAAGCGATTGTACAAATTTATCTTTTTAAAGCTAATGGGCTGGAAGATAGTAGGTATCGAAAATGCTGAAGTGAAAAAGTGTGTGATGATGGTGATGCCGCATACAAGCAATCATGATTTTTATTTAGGAATTTTTACCCGTGGAATTTCCGGTTTGGAGATGAATTGGGTGGGAAAGAAAGAATTATTTCGCTTTCCGTTTGGATATTATTTCAGAAATGTAGGAGGAGAGCCTATAGACCGCACTGGCGGATTGAATAAAGTAGAATCGATTGCTGCAATTTTTGACCGTAAAGAGGTTTTTCGTCTGGCAGTAGCTCCCGAAGGAACTCGCAAAGGAGTTAAAGAATTAAAAAGTGGTTTCTATTATATTGCCCTTAAAGCAAATGTGCCTATTGTTCCCGTCGCTTTTGACTGGGGAAAGAAAGAAGTTAATTTAGGAAAACCATTTCATCCAACAGGGGATTATGATTGTGATTTGATTGAATTGAAAAAGCATTATGAAGGAGTTTTGGGTAAAATTCCTGAAAATGGATTTTGGAGCTGA
- a CDS encoding helix-turn-helix transcriptional regulator — MVNIDDFVKRLEIILDYYALNASSFADRIGVQRSSMSHLLSGRNKPSLDFVLKILEVFPEIDLYWILNGKGNFPKTEDNSDLKKNESVSEFAKSFSPIPPDENSASGNSLSENANTKNASSAAIKNQNVNTAENEIEKIVVFYKNGTFKTYVP, encoded by the coding sequence ATGGTAAACATCGACGATTTTGTAAAACGGCTTGAAATTATACTAGACTATTACGCTTTAAATGCTTCTTCTTTCGCAGATCGAATCGGAGTTCAGCGTTCCAGCATGTCTCACCTGCTTTCCGGCAGAAACAAACCCAGCTTAGATTTTGTACTGAAGATTCTGGAGGTTTTTCCTGAAATTGATTTGTACTGGATTTTAAATGGTAAAGGAAATTTTCCAAAAACGGAAGACAACTCCGATCTAAAGAAAAATGAATCGGTGTCTGAATTTGCAAAATCTTTTTCCCCTATTCCACCCGACGAAAATTCTGCATCAGGAAATTCTTTATCAGAAAATGCAAATACAAAAAATGCATCCTCTGCAGCAATTAAAAATCAAAATGTAAATACTGCAGAAAATGAAATTGAAAAAATAGTGGTGTTTTATAAAAACGGAACTTTCAAGACGTACGTTCCTTAA
- a CDS encoding M14 metallopeptidase family protein: MNLEELFHQHKEQTIEGRYLTLDHIQPLLDQLNTNNQVEIIGKSVLGEPVYSYQIGSGPTRIYLWSQMHGNESTTTKALFDFINVLNSGSEFAEKMLKNFTFCSIPMLNPDGARLYTRENANKVDLNRDSQNLTQPESNILRSVFESFKPHFCFNLHDQRTIFGAGETGKPATLSFLAPSYNEEREVNENRLKAINVIAGINDVLQQYIPGQVGRFDDSFNINCIGDTFQHLGVPTILFEAGHFPGDYEREITRKFLFFSLVSSFQLISENDLVDNRINDYLNISQNKVVFYDFMWKNIKINYDGIEIITNFVAQYKEELIENKIHFNAYIVEVGDLENYFGHYEYDAKGAGYSDDFGSFPKLNQKADFYLDKNVKFVNGLIKS, encoded by the coding sequence ATGAATTTAGAAGAATTATTTCACCAGCATAAAGAACAAACCATTGAAGGACGTTATCTGACTTTAGATCATATTCAGCCTTTATTAGATCAATTAAATACCAATAATCAGGTAGAGATTATTGGTAAATCGGTCTTAGGAGAACCCGTTTATAGCTATCAAATTGGGAGCGGTCCAACACGTATTTATCTCTGGTCTCAAATGCACGGAAATGAAAGTACCACCACAAAAGCACTATTTGATTTTATAAATGTGTTAAACAGCGGTTCTGAGTTTGCAGAGAAGATGTTAAAAAACTTTACTTTTTGTAGCATCCCAATGCTGAATCCTGATGGTGCAAGGCTTTATACACGCGAGAATGCCAATAAAGTAGATTTAAACCGCGATTCGCAAAATCTAACACAACCAGAAAGTAATATTTTAAGATCGGTATTCGAGTCTTTTAAACCTCATTTCTGTTTTAACCTGCATGACCAGCGTACTATTTTTGGAGCTGGTGAAACTGGAAAACCGGCAACACTCTCGTTTTTGGCTCCTTCTTATAATGAGGAAAGAGAAGTCAATGAGAATCGTTTGAAAGCTATTAATGTAATTGCCGGAATCAATGATGTTTTGCAGCAATATATTCCCGGACAGGTCGGACGTTTTGATGACTCGTTTAATATCAATTGTATAGGAGATACATTTCAGCATTTGGGAGTCCCGACGATCTTGTTTGAGGCGGGTCATTTTCCTGGTGATTATGAGCGCGAAATCACGCGAAAGTTTTTATTCTTCTCGCTTGTTTCGAGTTTTCAACTGATTAGCGAAAACGATTTAGTTGATAATAGAATTAATGATTATTTGAATATTTCACAAAATAAAGTGGTTTTTTATGATTTTATGTGGAAAAATATCAAAATAAATTATGATGGTATCGAAATTATTACGAATTTTGTCGCACAATACAAAGAGGAATTGATTGAAAATAAGATTCATTTCAATGCTTACATAGTTGAAGTAGGCGATTTGGAAAATTATTTTGGACATTATGAATACGATGCAAAAGGTGCTGGTTACTCTGATGACTTTGGTAGTTTTCCGAAATTGAATCAAAAAGCAGATTTTTATTTAGATAAAAATGTTAAATTTGTTAACGGGTTGATAAAAAGTTAG
- a CDS encoding Lrp/AsnC family transcriptional regulator produces MSKFRLDEVDHQILDMLIDNTRVPFTDIAKKLLISAGTVHVRVKKMEDAGIIMGSSLALDYDKLGYSFIAYVGVFLNNTSQTKFVLERINQIPFVTVASVTTGKFNIFCKIRAKDTKHAKEVIFMIDDIDGVYRTETMISLEESINDKKRLMHTIFKNM; encoded by the coding sequence ATGAGTAAATTTCGTTTAGATGAAGTAGATCACCAGATTTTAGATATGTTAATAGACAATACGAGAGTTCCGTTTACTGACATTGCTAAAAAACTATTGATATCTGCTGGTACAGTGCATGTTAGAGTAAAAAAGATGGAGGACGCAGGGATAATTATGGGATCTTCATTAGCCTTAGACTATGATAAGTTAGGGTATTCATTTATTGCTTATGTGGGTGTGTTCCTTAATAATACGTCTCAAACTAAATTTGTATTAGAGCGAATCAATCAAATTCCGTTCGTAACTGTAGCTTCTGTAACAACAGGAAAATTCAATATTTTTTGCAAAATTAGAGCAAAAGATACTAAACACGCGAAAGAAGTTATCTTTATGATTGATGATATTGACGGTGTTTACAGAACAGAAACTATGATTTCATTAGAAGAAAGTATAAACGATAAGAAGCGTTTGATGCATACTATTTTTAAAAATATGTAA
- a CDS encoding phosphoenolpyruvate carboxylase produces the protein MYTLPKIERFNQDVLSKYHIYNSVFITLPFDSIDNTGVLLPLFTETCETGFKKQETPKEIVNFFSNKFLNDASEKDKIDLMFRFIQYIERQIVLFDAIEDAAFPEVNNMEGRGSLRDIKEKSDAKEKNEELIEFLENFNVRTVLTAHPTQFYPGPVLGIINDLKDAIRSNDLLKIKQLLAQLGKTPFIQNEKPNPYDEAVSLIWYLENVFYATSGEIVHYLQKNILQGSSIQNQLIKLGFWPGGDRDGNPFVTTDITLKVAERLRTSILKCYYIEMRSLKRKLTFSGVDTLVSELEHKLYRSVFYSKGEIYITLEELLTQLNKIRTIIIEKHQSLYLDELEAFLVKINLFGFHFATLDIRQNSKIHNAVFKDVVDYYLNSGSEIFPKNYFDLSEEEKLGVLSKVKGDLNPADFDNEITRSTLESVQTIKTIQQANGESGANRYIISNNESALNVMETFAMIRLNNWENPTVDIIPLFESVDDLQNAHQIMEQLYTNLEYSKHLEARGNKQTIMLGFSDGTKDGGYLMANWSIYQAKISLTEISRKYGIQAIFFDGRGGPPARGGGKTHKFYASLGPKIENNEIQITIQGQTISSNFGTLDSCRYNIENLLSAGVTNQVFSKEKNELSVEETKILTQLADLGYEKYLSFKNHPKFIPYLEKMSTLKYYSKTNIGSRPSKRSKSESLDFADLRAIPFVGSWSQLKQNVPGFFGVGSALKYFEESGQWDKVQNLYHDSLFFKTLLENSMMSLAKSFLPLTAYMKKDPEFGEFWQIIYDEFSETKRLLLKIAGHKTLMENYPDGIASIQIRERIVLPLLTIQQYALLRINELNKESVVDEDLVKVYEKIVTRSLFGNTNASRNSA, from the coding sequence ATGTACACGTTACCAAAAATTGAACGTTTCAATCAGGACGTTCTTTCAAAATACCATATTTACAATAGTGTATTTATAACATTGCCTTTTGATTCAATTGATAATACAGGAGTTTTACTTCCTTTATTTACAGAGACTTGTGAGACAGGATTTAAAAAGCAGGAAACTCCTAAAGAGATTGTGAACTTCTTCTCTAACAAATTCCTGAATGATGCTTCAGAAAAAGATAAAATCGATTTAATGTTTCGATTTATTCAGTATATCGAACGTCAGATTGTATTGTTTGATGCAATTGAAGATGCCGCTTTTCCGGAAGTTAATAATATGGAAGGACGTGGTTCGCTGCGTGACATTAAAGAAAAATCAGATGCCAAGGAGAAGAACGAGGAGTTGATTGAGTTTTTAGAGAACTTTAATGTCAGAACAGTTTTAACAGCGCATCCAACGCAGTTTTATCCAGGGCCTGTTTTGGGGATTATTAATGACTTGAAAGACGCTATTCGTTCAAATGATTTGCTGAAAATCAAGCAATTGCTGGCGCAGCTTGGAAAAACACCTTTTATTCAGAACGAAAAGCCAAATCCTTATGATGAAGCGGTGAGTTTGATCTGGTATTTAGAAAATGTCTTTTACGCTACTTCAGGAGAAATTGTTCATTATTTGCAAAAAAATATCCTTCAGGGAAGTTCTATTCAAAACCAATTGATAAAATTAGGTTTCTGGCCGGGAGGTGATCGTGACGGAAATCCTTTTGTTACGACCGATATTACTTTAAAAGTAGCAGAGCGTTTGCGTACCTCAATCCTGAAGTGTTATTATATAGAAATGAGAAGTTTAAAAAGAAAGTTAACCTTCTCAGGAGTAGATACTTTGGTTTCTGAACTTGAACATAAGCTTTACCGTTCTGTTTTCTATTCCAAAGGAGAGATTTATATCACTTTGGAAGAATTATTGACGCAATTAAATAAAATCAGAACCATTATTATTGAGAAGCACCAGTCACTTTATTTAGATGAACTGGAAGCTTTTTTAGTGAAAATTAATCTGTTTGGTTTTCATTTTGCTACGTTAGATATTCGTCAGAACAGTAAAATTCACAATGCTGTATTTAAAGATGTAGTGGATTATTATCTGAATTCGGGCTCAGAGATATTTCCGAAAAACTACTTTGATTTGTCTGAAGAGGAGAAATTAGGGGTTTTGTCGAAAGTAAAAGGAGATTTGAATCCTGCTGATTTTGATAATGAAATTACGAGATCTACTTTAGAATCTGTTCAGACCATTAAAACGATACAGCAGGCAAATGGTGAATCCGGGGCCAATCGTTACATTATCAGTAATAACGAAAGCGCTTTGAATGTTATGGAAACTTTTGCGATGATTCGTCTGAACAATTGGGAGAATCCGACTGTAGATATTATTCCGCTTTTTGAATCTGTTGATGATTTGCAAAATGCACATCAGATTATGGAGCAATTGTATACGAATTTAGAGTATTCTAAACACTTGGAAGCCAGAGGAAACAAACAAACTATTATGTTAGGTTTCTCTGATGGAACCAAAGATGGCGGGTATTTAATGGCGAACTGGAGTATTTATCAGGCTAAAATTTCATTGACAGAAATTTCTAGGAAATACGGTATACAGGCAATATTCTTTGACGGTCGTGGTGGACCACCTGCCCGTGGTGGTGGGAAAACACATAAATTCTACGCCTCTTTAGGGCCGAAAATCGAGAACAACGAAATTCAAATTACGATTCAGGGACAAACCATTAGTTCAAATTTTGGAACTTTGGATTCCTGTCGTTATAATATTGAGAACTTATTAAGTGCCGGAGTTACCAATCAGGTTTTTAGTAAAGAGAAAAATGAGTTAAGTGTTGAGGAAACCAAAATTTTGACACAATTGGCTGATTTAGGATATGAAAAATATCTGAGTTTCAAGAATCATCCTAAGTTTATCCCGTATTTGGAAAAGATGAGTACGCTAAAATATTACTCAAAAACCAACATCGGAAGCCGACCATCTAAAAGAAGTAAATCAGAATCACTTGATTTTGCTGATTTGAGAGCGATTCCTTTTGTGGGATCCTGGAGTCAGCTGAAGCAAAATGTACCTGGATTTTTTGGAGTTGGTTCAGCTTTGAAGTATTTTGAAGAAAGTGGACAGTGGGACAAAGTTCAAAATCTGTATCACGATTCCTTATTTTTCAAAACATTGTTGGAGAATAGTATGATGTCATTGGCGAAATCATTTTTACCATTAACGGCTTACATGAAAAAGGATCCAGAATTTGGTGAATTCTGGCAAATTATTTATGATGAGTTTTCAGAAACCAAACGTCTTTTATTGAAAATTGCAGGGCATAAAACGCTAATGGAAAATTACCCTGATGGTATAGCGTCGATTCAAATACGAGAACGTATTGTGTTGCCGCTGTTGACTATACAGCAATATGCTTTGCTAAGAATTAACGAGTTGAATAAGGAAAGTGTGGTAGATGAAGACTTGGTTAAAGTGTATGAAAAAATCGTAACAAGGTCACTTTTCGGAAATACAAATGCAAGTAGAAACTCAGCTTAA